The sequence below is a genomic window from Felis catus isolate Fca126 chromosome A2, F.catus_Fca126_mat1.0, whole genome shotgun sequence.
TCGGCGTAGCTCCGTGTGCAAGCCAGGTCCAGCAGCGCCGTGATGTCGCAGAAGAAATGCACCAGTAGGCGGGAGCCGCAGAAAGGCAGGTGAAAGATGGCCACTGTGAGCCCCACGGACACTGCCAGTCCCCCGAGACAGCAGGCCAGGGCCAGCCTTGCGCACAGCCCTGGGGTCACCACTGCGGTGTAGCGCAGCGGGTGGCAGATGGCCACGTAACGGTCATAGGCCATGGTGGCCAGCAGGAAGCACTCGGCCCCACCCAGCGCCACGAACATCTGCATCTGAACTGCGCAGCCCAGGAAGGAGATGGGGCTGCCCCCGCCAAGGCCTGGCGTGGCCAGGTCAGCCAGGGAGCGGGGCACCACCACCAGAGTGTAACAGAGCTCGATGGCTGACAGCTGGCACAGGAAGAGCAGCATGGGTGGTGGGCTGGGCACTGAGGCCACGGCCACCAGGATGAGCAGGTTCCCGCCCAGGGTGGCCAGGTGCACAGCTAGCAGCAACAAGAAGAGCACCGGCCTTAGGTGCGGGAACTCAGAGAAGCCCTGAAGGAGAAAGCCACAGGGCATGGTGGCATTGCTGGGGCTGTCCATGCACTGGCCTGCCCAGAGGCACCTGTAGGAAAGAAACGGGGAAAGGGGGAGCTTGCGAGTATAGTCCCTCCACCCTGCCGCTTGAGGAAGGGCTGGATGGAATTTAGAGGTGGGAGGGAGTAGGGGCTGCAGAGAGGGGGTAGAGTGTCTGGATGCatttccagccccacctccccacgATGGACGTTTTATTAACTTGTGTAGTTTTGTCTCCTGGACTAGAATTCCCAAGGCTGCTTTCTCAACATGCTTTTTCCAAAGAAGCCTTAATTTTAGGCCCTTTGCTTGCAACCTATCACCCCTGACCTCCACCTACAAATGATTCCCTGCCTTCAGACCCTAGGTATTGTTTGGTGGGTCCTGTCTGTAGGCAGGAGCGTTATGCTGTCCTCTGTCTTAGCTCCTCAAGGCAAGAATCGTGTCTTTATGCCCTGCTTCTGttacctcctccctgccctgcactATCACTTTGAATTGCTTTCTGTGATGTGTCACagaatcacaaaaacaaaatgcagatgaAGACCTTAGTGATCATCTCCTACAacctcataattttaaaaaggaaaataaagctggcggggtgtgtgtgtgtgggaggctTAACTACTCACAGAAAGCTAGGAAGAGAATCTGCATTCCTGAGGCTGAATCCAGAACTTCCCATGACCCCATACGGGTCACTGGGATCAGTTGGCCAGTTCATATTGATTTAGCCTTCAACAGAGACCCAggtctgtgccaggtgctgaggCAGATGTTTAGGCAGCAGGGGTGTTTGGTTGGAAGGCCTCTCTGGGTGCATCAGGAACAAAACGTccctaacatttttattaatactcTGTCAACATGAGAAAAAGTGATGTGTATCTGTTCTAACTCGCCTTTCAGAGTTAGCAGTACATTCCAAATTTGCCGACTGAACACAATTTCTTTCCCAGAGTCACCCATGACTCATTTGCAGGCAACATTTGGAAAACATTGATAGCCTGTAGGTTGGCTGCAATTGCTGCAAACCTCTGCAGTGGGGAACATAAGGTGATAGAGACTTGGAGGCAAACTGGAGGAGGGTGTTTGATTTTCCAGTAGTTATTAATGacatctctttttatttccttatctcttttttattaacTCTAATTGTAAGCTCAACTATTATTTCCTCTTAGTGCCTCTGAGTCACCGTTAATAACCAATGTTGGAAGTGGAATTTGTGCTGTTATACCATAGAATGCAATAGCAATAAAGCCTGGTCAAGGGCAGGAGGTAGGTAAATCATCGGTAGAGCTGGAAGGAGTGGGAAGAGCTTGATTTCTGCTACCTAATGCTCTTTTTAGAAAGAAGAATTCTGAGGGTTTATATTTATCACTCTGTGCTATTTCCTATCATCTGAGTGGAGCACCTTCAAACCGCAATTGGGGTCTTACAGAGGAGGatcctgtggggtgggggtggggggttggagagagggggagtcacttCCCATCTCTTTTAGAGCCCTCACATTTGTTGTttgtgcttgtttgtttgtttgggccAGTATTCGTTCTGTTGAGCCAGTTTAACAAACCTGTGAGGAGTGCCTCTCCCTTGCCTGGTGTTGGAGCCGTAAGTGCGGGAGGGAGGAGCTTGGCTGTCCTGGTGGCTCAGGCAGCGTGAAACTGCGGAAATACCCACGACGGCCGTCTTCACTCTGCCTCGGCTTGCCCTTTCTCTActtctgtcttttcatcttcttagagaagcacggggtggggggcagagagacagcaacAATCCGGTGCTCTTTCCTTCATGTCCACACTGCACAGAAATGACAAGATAGTTGGTCGGGGGGCACCAGTAACCACAAGCTCAAGGTACATTATGTTTTACACACAAGGCTGTGGAAAGCAAGCCAGGTAGATCGATTCAATCAAAGTAGACTGAGGAATATTCTACTTTGCTTAGCGTATTCAGGACGATTTGTCATAAACTCTAGGAATGTGTATTCGAAATGTCTTCtgtctgggagggggaggggaagacacacTTTCAAAACTTCAGCGGTTTGATTCAAAATCCAGCTGCACCCTCGTTGGCAAGGCCTGCCTGAGCCACCTTTCTCCCCGGGGGGCAGAAGGGCGGATAGTCTCCCTTCCAGGTGGTTCATAACATCAACAAGAATGAACGCAGTTAAGGGACTGGTAGGCCAGTGCTCAGAAGGACTTGACACatttaactcacttaatcctagTGACTCTTAGTATACCCGTAACGAGGTAGGTGGACTCTTAGTGTACCCAtctaacaaatgaggaaactgagagatacctaaaggaactaaatGTCACGTAGCTGGTTAGAGCTTAAAGGCAGGTGTTATACTGAGGCAGCCTGATCTCTGGTAGTTCATGGTCTTATCCAGTACGTGCTCTTCCTTATTTATACCTCTCCTAGAAAATCCTCTCATAAGACACACCCTACCCCTTTCCCCACATCTCCCACCTTTCCCTTGCTCAGAAATTACCTACACTCTCCTAGGCAATGTCTCCTGACGTTTCTCTTGAGGACATGTAGATGGGAGCAGGAATACAGATAACCTAAGATCGCAAATCTAAACATAATTTCTCCTTAGCTTTGACGTTCATCGCTGCTATTGTTATTCTTCTGGCAGATCTGCTTTCCTAATTGTGTGAGGCTCCATGGAGCACCCACAGAGTAATGGCTGGCTGGTGGCCCAGGACATCTGGATGTGGCTGGAAGCCTCTCTGCGCTGGGGCTGCAGATCTCAGATTTGATCTTTGCTATGCAGGACAGTTAAAATTATCTGTaataatgatgtttttaaaagccattttaggagtgcctgggtggctcaggcagttgggcgtcccactcttgattttggctcaagtcatgatctcacggtttgtgggtcggagccccacgttgggtcctgtgctggcagtgtggagtctgcttgggattctctctctctctcctctctttttctgcccctttccaacttgcactctctctctcaaaataaataaacttaccaaaaaaaggTCATGTTAGTAGGTAGTtaaggcactttttaaaaaagtctatttattttaagagagagtgtacaagtggggtggggacagagagagagagagagagagagagagagagagagagagagagaatcccaagcaggctccacgctatcactgcagagcctgatgaagggctcaaactcatgaaccctgagatcatgacctgtgccgaagtcaggcacttaactggctgagccacccaggcgcccccagttaaAGCACTTTTAAAGAGAGGCTGTACAGTGAGAGATTTGAGAGGCAGACCAGTCAGGCCCCTCGGGGTTGTGAGGATTCCATAGCATCTTGAACTGGAATGGAGCTCAGGGGTCAAGGTCCAGATCCTCACGTTGTAGcaggtgaggcccagagagcccaCATGACGAACGAGGGGCCTCACTGCCATCCGTTGGCAACAGAGCTGGGTCAGAGTCCAGGTCTCACAACTCCTGCTTGATGGCTCTATTTCTGCCAGaattattttccagagtagccCCGAGCGTGCTGATTTAGTATGATTGTTTACAAAAGCACCACATGAGAAGTCACAGAAAAATCAGATCattgtcaggggcacctggggggctcagttggttaagcctcccagtcttggttttggctcaggtcatgatctcacgttttgtgggattgagcccgtgttgggctctgcactcacagtgtggagcctgcttgggattctctttctccctctctctgcctctgtcctgtttgtgcgcgcgctctctctctctctctctctctctctctctctctctctctctctctctcaaaattaacatttaaaagaaaagaaaaatcagatcaTCGTCTCCCAGGGAATTAAATTTAGAAGATTATAAATATGCCTGAGTTTCCCTAACTTGATTTAATAATCTGTCATGGGCCTCTGGTCTAGGAGTTTATACAAATTGTTCTGGAATCTGTTTTCTTCCAGTGCTTCCCTTTTAGGAAAAATACATACtatacattcaaaaaattaaaaaaaaaaaaggatttttttttttcctttttaaaatcctctGTGAAGTAGAAAGAGTCTCCTCAGTGTGAATTTTTGCTTTGGTATTTGCTGAGTTTGATTTGGGGTGgggacaagttacttaacactTCCAAAGCCTTGCCTCCGCACTGCCAGATAGGGATAACAAAGGAGGGGCTTGGTGAAGCTTCCCTGAGATACCAGCACAGAACCAGGGGCACAAAAAGATTGTAAAGCATTCtcatctttctgcttttcttcacgATTGAGGAGCTTAGCGCGTCTTTCCTCCAGAAACTCGTCTTTCCACCatgcaccctcctcccctcttgaTTGTGTCCTTTCGGGTGCTTTCTAACTTCTtgccttttctgtctttctggggTCCAAGAAGCAGGGTGTACATAGTATTCTGGATTTAGGAAACTCATGGGGAGATAAGTAGACATCGATGTAGATAAGTCTGTCTGTCTACCTACATAGcaatctatcatcatcatcatcatcatcatcatcatcatcatcatctttacactccatctttctacttttttttcctgttaggtTTCCAGTTGTTTTTGTAAAACTGTACGGGCTGTGGAAAAACACATCTGTAGATTTAAAATCTGCTGCAACCACTCACCAGCCACATTGCCTCAGTCTCCCTGATCCTCAGTCTTTTTACATCTAAATGGAGGTAAGGGTTCTAACTCATAGGGTTTGGTGAGAAATGCATACACTGCCAAAGAAGCTCAcaacacagtgccaggcacagagtggACAGCCAGAGGTAGTTATTAATTGTGTCACATTGCAAACTAACTTCTACAGTATGTCAGCCTTTGGGCTCTGTCTGCGCACAGCTGACAGCTATCATTATTGTAACGAGTCCTTTTCCTATGGCATCAGCCTTTTCCTTGGTTTGTGAGAGCTGACTTGGAACTCATGCATTTACATGTACTTCCACtgttatgtattttaagtttagaTTTGTTTTCTGGAATAAAATCCCTTGAATTAAAGTGCATTTACCATCTTCTTGTTCTGTCACACAAACTTACATCTTTCAGTGTTATTGTCCTCATTGGTTTGGTAATTTCATTTCTCAGAGGAGCTAAAATATCATCTCCGGATGTAGAGATTTCACTGTGTGCTTCCTTTTGCAACCGTTTGTAATCTCAGCCTCGACCCCTGGGGTACGAGCCTCTCTCACAGCAGTACCTGTGTCTTGTGACCAGTTCCTTATCCATGGCAGAGCATCTGCTGAGTCCTTGATGACTAAATTTGTTAAGATATCTTGTCAGAGGCTTTTGAAAGTCTAAATAAAAGCAATCCTCTGTTGGTTTCTTGTCGGCATCTTTATCCCCTAAAAGCATTTAAGTAGATTTACTAGGGCATATTTTCCCTATACAAACATTCTTGCCTTTCTCCGCTTATGTGATTAGTGATTCTACATGTTAGAAAAATGAGATGCCTTTGCTATTTTCTGTGTCTGCTCTGGAGCTCTTCTCAAAATGATGGCTCCATGGACAGTCTTTCACTTTTCTAGCTCCGACTCAAGTGTTACCTCGGGTTTTGCATTTTGGCCAACATTTTCTCCTCAAAGTTGCCTGAGGACTCAGTCACGACGACGTGTGCATCTGTGTTTAGAGTTCCCTGAATAGTTGCCACTGttggttcttttttccccctccaaatcAATTGTGGGATTAAGGCTTTGAGCAAAATATCATTTCAGcttcctgccttctttcattttcatctggAGAGGAGCTCTGAACCATACAAATAGAGGAGTCCCACTGGGTTTCGAGCCAGCTCTCTGCCTTTGATGCTTTGAAAGAGACTCTCGCTTGAACGAAGCGCCCGTTTAAAGTCAATCTCTGACCCAGGCTTCTGCCAGAGGAAGAAGGCTGAGCTTCAGAAACGAGCACTTTCATGTTCACCATTAAAATTGCCCGGTGAGGAGACTGTCCCAGCTTTGGCACCGTGAAGGTCACCGTTACCACACGTAAATGCACCGTCATTGTACCGTTACCATTTGAAAAGTCTTCTAGGCCTGAGGACCAGTCACCTaatcttttgggaaaaaaatattgcaGCTGTGTTCTAGAGGGAAACtagtttgttttcaaaatttgttat
It includes:
- the LOC101082738 gene encoding olfactory receptor 10AC1 translates to MDSPSNATMPCGFLLQGFSEFPHLRPVLFLLLLAVHLATLGGNLLILVAVASVPSPPPMLLFLCQLSAIELCYTLVVVPRSLADLATPGLGGGSPISFLGCAVQMQMFVALGGAECFLLATMAYDRYVAICHPLRYTAVVTPGLCARLALACCLGGLAVSVGLTVAIFHLPFCGSRLLVHFFCDITALLDLACTRSYADELPLLGTCLVLLLLPLLLILSSYGAIAATLRRLHSPRGRYKAASTCASHLAVTFLHYGCATFMYVRPKASYSPRRDRTLALIYTNITPLLYPLIYSLRNREITTAIRRVLGQGRQGQGLCEP